TTGAACCGCATCCACGACTTTTAGAAGGCTGCTGGTGAGGTAAGCTGGTTTGCTTCGGGCTATCGGCTATTGCCTCAAAATCACCCTTTGAAATCTTGTTCAGGTAGATGATTTGGCCGTCGTCGGTGGTCAAACGTCGGAATTCGACTTTGAACTTCCCGCTGCGTCCGATGTAATCACGCCCCCGATTTACCTTGGCCTTTCTTCGATCAGGGAGACTGACCTCGCTCGAATCAGGAGCAATTACAACGTCATCAACCCAATTCTTGAGCAAAGATCTTTTAACAACCTCATGAGTAGGCTTGTCATCAATATGTCCGTTTGCTAATCGAAATGCATTTTTCTCGATGTAGGCAGCGTCTTGAATGCCTTGCTTCACAGGAGATAGCCAGTCGGAGCCATTAATGCAGCCGAGCAGACCACCCGTCATTGAGGCGATTGTATCGGTGTCTGAACCAATGGCGAATGCGGCTTTTACCACGCCATTAATTGGATCGGCAGCGTGGCGGGATGCCAGGTACACTGAGGCTATCGCGGCAACGGTTCCGGCTCCGCTTATCTTACTGTTGAAGCATTGGAGTTTTTTCAGTACATCGTCATCGAGACTCAAAGCCCCTTTCGAGAGTTCAGCTCGGCAAACTTCAAGATATTCCATGACCTCAGCTTTGGCCGACTCCCAAAGTTTCATATAGTCCTGAAGGCTTTTTTCCGCTTGGCTCCGCCATTCTGGCGGGATGCTTGGTGTGGCAGGAAGGGCAGACCAGAGATCGACGTTCTTGATCAATTCTTCCACCAATTCACCATAAGCCAGTTTCGAATCCTTTCGAAAAGCCACCCAAAGCGCGAAACCGTAAGCCAAAGCACCTAACAGCGCCCGGGGGTGTCCATGTGTCGCTATACCATCAAGGAAAATGTTGGTGGCTATTTTGGGGAATTCCTTTTCGCCCAGAAGCAAGACGTGAGGGAGAGAGCGCATCGCGACACCGTTTCCGCCCGCGTCGTAATATCGCTTCACATCCTGCGGCTTCCGCTTAGAGTTCCATGGCATGACACCGTCCAGCCATGACTCCACAGCTCTTTTAGTTGCTCCGCCACCACCACGTTCATAAACGGACCAAAAGGGTAACTCCACCTGTGTGAAGTGTTCCCACCACCTTTCACCTTTCTGCAAAGACCGACTGAGACACAGTATGAGTTGGGTGTCGTCGCTGTACTCGCCTTCCTCAATGATCTCTTCATGAGGAAAAAAGCGGCCGCCGGAGCGTCGAGTCCATCTCTTAAAATCATGCAGACGGCCTTGGGTTTGTTGTGAGGCGTTTGATTTGGCAATTCGCTCATTGGGCCAACCCAGTGCGTCACCAAAAGCAGCCCCAAGCATGGCTCCTGCGCCTTTGCTTGTTTTTAGCCTTATTGTGTTGTTATCGGTCATGAAGACCCCCGTTCTCGTATAGAGTTTCCGTTGCTCTGACTCCACGCTGAATCAAGCCTGTACCGAATGTATTCTGTAAGGTTGATCGTTGAAAAAAGTCCAGAACGATGTACATCGGTTTATCCATTGTGATTCCCTGAAGTTCCAATCGGCATATCTCCCGTTGAGCCTGTTCTGCTGTTTGAACAGCAATTCCAGTTATTGAATCAAGTGGAATCGGGTCTTTAAGGAGAACTT
The window above is part of the Trichlorobacter ammonificans genome. Proteins encoded here:
- a CDS encoding ADP-ribosylglycohydrolase family protein, which translates into the protein MTDNNTIRLKTSKGAGAMLGAAFGDALGWPNERIAKSNASQQTQGRLHDFKRWTRRSGGRFFPHEEIIEEGEYSDDTQLILCLSRSLQKGERWWEHFTQVELPFWSVYERGGGGATKRAVESWLDGVMPWNSKRKPQDVKRYYDAGGNGVAMRSLPHVLLLGEKEFPKIATNIFLDGIATHGHPRALLGALAYGFALWVAFRKDSKLAYGELVEELIKNVDLWSALPATPSIPPEWRSQAEKSLQDYMKLWESAKAEVMEYLEVCRAELSKGALSLDDDVLKKLQCFNSKISGAGTVAAIASVYLASRHAADPINGVVKAAFAIGSDTDTIASMTGGLLGCINGSDWLSPVKQGIQDAAYIEKNAFRLANGHIDDKPTHEVVKRSLLKNWVDDVVIAPDSSEVSLPDRRKAKVNRGRDYIGRSGKFKVEFRRLTTDDGQIIYLNKISKGDFEAIADSPKQTSLPHQQPSKSRGCGSKIPVASFEKAIWFYRDCLGLTVKKQSTDVVVFDQGLVLVPLSYTNNVPQGMQLRAMLYIQATNIAERFRWVKESDLQVVTVLSPWGKSGMLFFRSLDPDGNVVEVFSTDG